A single window of Streptomyces xanthii DNA harbors:
- a CDS encoding GOLPH3/VPS74 family protein, which translates to MGRSRRTIPEELLLLALDPATGTTAQPQSLDLGLAGAQLVELALAGRIAPDGDRIAVVVPRPTGDPTLDCALELLRRRGAPVRAVHWIGGPRLGLRQTYLSHLERCGMVHAVAGQMCGVLPTTRYQATDTAISREIRTRLDSAIRTGVPPDPRTAALAALAHAVGLGKHLYPGNEGRSSRSRLRDLIRHDPMGGLVAHAVMDVQNGVAAQPRRSPATAAGRGAPEPARGVPMQPRHGSMARAVAH; encoded by the coding sequence ATGGGCAGGAGCCGCAGAACAATTCCGGAGGAGCTTCTGCTGCTCGCTCTGGACCCGGCCACGGGTACCACAGCGCAGCCGCAGTCGCTCGACCTCGGTCTGGCCGGTGCACAGCTAGTAGAGCTGGCGCTGGCCGGACGGATAGCCCCAGACGGGGATCGTATCGCCGTGGTGGTGCCACGGCCGACTGGAGATCCGACACTGGACTGCGCGTTGGAGCTGCTGCGAAGGCGCGGCGCTCCCGTACGGGCCGTCCACTGGATCGGCGGGCCCCGCCTCGGGCTGCGCCAGACGTATCTCTCGCATCTGGAGCGGTGCGGCATGGTGCATGCCGTGGCGGGCCAGATGTGCGGAGTGCTGCCGACGACTCGCTACCAGGCGACGGACACGGCCATCAGCCGGGAGATCAGGACCCGGCTGGACTCGGCGATCCGTACCGGCGTACCGCCGGACCCACGGACCGCGGCGCTCGCCGCACTGGCCCACGCGGTCGGTCTCGGCAAGCACCTGTACCCGGGCAACGAGGGACGATCGTCCCGCTCCCGGCTGCGGGACCTGATCAGGCACGACCCCATGGGCGGTCTCGTGGCGCACGCCGTGATGGACGTCCAGAACGGGGTGGCCGCGCAGCCACGCCGTTCGCCCGCCACCGCGGCGGGCCGGGGCGCACCGGAGCCGGCCAGGGGTGTTCCGATG
- a CDS encoding D-alanyl-D-alanine carboxypeptidase, producing the protein MAGTPDRSEQQTPGEDPRLAVARSREKPVAPAGVDQATAVFSVRDVTEGSAGSAETESAEPDSASPAEPGPEEAGDARLRAAVAAWVSSDTPPVPSAREEASEAASEDATEDATQGAAEDAAEGASEGASEDAPGDAPEDAEAVKADAEGDEEPEPADAEPADAKVDAGADDEAGPAEDAARTPESEADSTDDADEEPEPADAEPADAKVDAEAEEKAEPADAEPADAEPTPDAKAEDKPAEPKAEAEDKSAAPKPDAEAEDKPAEPEAKTDDKPALDQATAVFKAVAPTKGEAETQDKPAAPKPDAKADAEPKAKAEDKPAEPKAEAEPEDESAAPKPDDKAKADDKPAVDQATAVFKAVAPPKVDQPTTMLKSPAAKAPAAKPQPAPEPASERTSKFVPLKRDAPEPAPAPALDTPERTTQQPLPPKPPLDLLAELTNTPPPPETRVRTAVRRVKIWTPLVILLIVAFAIVQVVRPLPAPTLALTAQETVTFEGGKPSVPWPSQGQAAMDVNGIGTFGTSGDQKPVPIASIAKVMTVYLILRDHPIKSAEDSPKIPVDAAAQKHYETGKAENESVVKVTEGQKISEYEALQAVMLPSANNIAKLLARWDTGSSSEDAFVEKMNKTAKELGMKNTHYTDPSGLDKTTVSTAEDLVKLGRAAMENATFREIARQPSYMDLNGDKQNNFFGLVPTVAIGIKTGTTTAAGGNILFAAEKEVDGKRQVIIGAALGQFGKPGVANIDEVTGVVRGLIESGQEALTAKKIVKKGDVVGQVDDGLGGTTPVVATKDVSAVGWSGLTVKLRLDAEKGKEIPHAAKAGTVVGVLSVGDGKNDAVEVPVALQSDLTEPGFGAKIKRVS; encoded by the coding sequence GTGGCGGGGACCCCCGACAGGTCGGAGCAGCAGACGCCGGGCGAGGACCCGCGGCTCGCGGTGGCGCGTTCGCGGGAGAAGCCCGTGGCGCCGGCGGGCGTGGATCAGGCGACGGCGGTGTTCTCCGTCCGGGACGTGACCGAGGGCTCCGCCGGTTCCGCGGAGACGGAGTCGGCGGAGCCGGACTCGGCCTCCCCGGCGGAACCCGGGCCGGAAGAGGCGGGTGACGCGCGGCTGCGGGCAGCCGTGGCCGCCTGGGTCTCCTCCGACACGCCTCCGGTCCCGTCGGCCCGGGAGGAAGCGTCCGAGGCGGCCTCGGAGGACGCGACCGAGGACGCGACCCAGGGCGCGGCTGAGGACGCGGCTGAGGGTGCCTCCGAAGGCGCCTCCGAGGACGCGCCCGGCGACGCTCCTGAGGACGCGGAGGCCGTGAAGGCGGACGCCGAGGGCGATGAGGAGCCCGAGCCGGCCGATGCCGAGCCCGCGGACGCGAAGGTGGACGCCGGGGCCGATGACGAGGCCGGGCCGGCGGAGGACGCCGCCCGCACCCCGGAGTCGGAGGCCGACTCGACCGACGACGCGGACGAGGAGCCCGAGCCGGCCGACGCGGAGCCCGCGGACGCGAAGGTGGACGCCGAGGCCGAGGAGAAGGCCGAGCCGGCCGACGCCGAGCCTGCGGACGCCGAGCCGACGCCTGACGCCAAGGCCGAGGACAAGCCTGCCGAGCCCAAGGCCGAGGCCGAGGACAAGTCCGCCGCGCCCAAGCCTGACGCCGAGGCCGAGGACAAGCCTGCCGAGCCGGAGGCCAAGACCGACGACAAGCCTGCCCTCGATCAGGCCACCGCCGTGTTCAAGGCCGTCGCCCCGACGAAGGGCGAGGCCGAAACCCAGGACAAGCCTGCCGCGCCGAAGCCTGACGCCAAGGCCGACGCCGAGCCGAAGGCCAAGGCGGAGGACAAGCCCGCCGAGCCCAAGGCCGAGGCCGAGCCCGAGGACGAGTCCGCCGCGCCGAAGCCGGACGACAAGGCCAAGGCCGACGACAAGCCTGCCGTCGATCAGGCCACCGCCGTGTTCAAGGCCGTCGCCCCGCCGAAGGTGGACCAGCCGACGACCATGCTGAAGTCGCCGGCCGCCAAGGCCCCCGCGGCGAAGCCCCAGCCGGCCCCCGAGCCCGCATCCGAGCGCACCAGCAAGTTCGTACCGCTCAAGCGGGACGCCCCCGAGCCCGCGCCCGCCCCCGCGCTGGACACCCCCGAGCGCACGACCCAGCAGCCGCTTCCCCCGAAGCCCCCGCTGGACCTGCTCGCCGAGCTGACGAACACGCCGCCGCCCCCGGAGACCCGCGTCCGCACCGCCGTGCGCCGCGTCAAGATCTGGACCCCGCTGGTCATCCTGCTGATCGTCGCGTTTGCGATCGTGCAGGTCGTCCGCCCCCTCCCGGCCCCGACCCTGGCGCTCACCGCCCAGGAGACGGTGACGTTCGAGGGCGGCAAGCCCAGCGTGCCGTGGCCCAGCCAGGGCCAGGCCGCGATGGACGTCAACGGCATCGGCACGTTCGGCACCTCCGGCGACCAGAAGCCCGTACCGATCGCCAGCATCGCCAAGGTCATGACGGTCTACCTGATCCTGCGCGACCACCCGATCAAGTCGGCCGAGGACAGCCCGAAGATCCCCGTCGACGCCGCCGCGCAGAAGCACTACGAGACCGGCAAGGCGGAGAACGAGTCGGTGGTCAAGGTCACCGAGGGCCAGAAGATCTCCGAGTACGAGGCGCTGCAGGCGGTCATGCTGCCGTCCGCCAACAACATCGCGAAGCTGCTCGCCCGCTGGGACACCGGCAGCTCCTCCGAGGACGCGTTCGTCGAGAAGATGAACAAGACCGCGAAGGAGCTGGGGATGAAGAACACCCACTACACGGACCCCAGCGGCCTGGACAAGACGACCGTCTCGACCGCCGAGGACCTGGTGAAGCTGGGCCGCGCCGCGATGGAGAACGCGACGTTCCGTGAGATCGCCCGCCAGCCCAGCTACATGGACCTCAACGGCGACAAGCAGAACAACTTCTTCGGCCTGGTCCCGACCGTCGCGATCGGCATCAAGACCGGTACGACCACCGCGGCCGGCGGCAACATCCTGTTCGCCGCGGAGAAGGAGGTCGACGGCAAGCGCCAGGTGATCATCGGCGCCGCCCTCGGCCAGTTCGGCAAGCCCGGCGTGGCCAACATCGACGAGGTCACCGGCGTGGTCCGCGGCCTCATCGAGTCCGGCCAGGAGGCGCTGACCGCCAAGAAGATCGTCAAGAAGGGCGACGTGGTCGGCCAGGTCGACGACGGCCTCGGCGGCACGACCCCGGTCGTCGCGACGAAGGACGTCTCCGCGGTCGGCTGGTCCGGACTGACGGTCAAGCTGCGGCTCGACGCGGAGAAGGGCAAGGAGATCCCGCACGCGGCGAAGGCCGGCACGGTGGTCGGCGTGCTCAGCGTCGGCGACGGCAAGAACGACGCCGTCGAGGTCCCGGTCGCCCTCCAGAGCGACCTGACCGAGCCGGGCTTCGGCGCGAAGATCAAGCGCGTCTCCTAG
- a CDS encoding MFS transporter, which translates to MATAEPTRTDDDPGTDAGRVRIGPPGPPDTGSAVRVWLRRAERHPVLVATAAAAALHLLWFFTFANSGGDLAAQDAWAEFVGRHPDSAYNLAWYGGMHPVSYSVVSPYLMSVLGVRTTMMIAGTISAALLTMVLIRTRVVARPLWPALAGVFALLCNAASGRVTFGLGMTFGLAAVAAVFCWPYRWRYRRWAKAAVAAPLAGIATACSPVAGLFVGLVAVALFLQKRRPGAYALGLAPAAVVGLSAWLFPFSGTQPMSFGSALLPLVYGVLCFLLVPKEWVTVRITSAVYSFSVLLVWLINSQIGSNITRLPMLFAGVALLAALPFTVPRSRKWYVIVVTFVGMNVWVGFKSVDDVVHTTPAASWARELAPLVNELQEVKAERGRVEVVPARSHREASALAPYVNLARGWTRQADMKRNPLFYDDTLNAANYHDWLQRWAVHYVVLPKGEPDGDGGERERELVQRGLPYLRQVWGDANWQLFAVTDPTPMAEPNAVVDAAEQSELTIEVTEPGRILIRVLYSPWLSVVDEDGNSLGRPQETEASKRARERDDSLPKKYTNAHGCLMEAEEDASGDRWTELLAPRAGTYRLAAPVKIPRGTPCPEELQ; encoded by the coding sequence GTGGCCACAGCGGAGCCGACGCGCACCGACGACGACCCCGGCACGGACGCGGGCCGCGTCCGAATAGGGCCTCCCGGACCACCGGACACCGGCTCCGCCGTACGCGTCTGGCTGCGCCGGGCCGAGCGGCACCCGGTGCTGGTCGCCACGGCGGCCGCCGCCGCGCTCCACCTCCTGTGGTTCTTCACGTTCGCGAACAGTGGCGGCGACCTCGCCGCGCAGGACGCCTGGGCCGAGTTCGTCGGCCGGCACCCCGACTCCGCGTACAACCTCGCCTGGTACGGCGGCATGCACCCGGTGTCGTACAGCGTCGTGTCCCCGTACCTGATGTCCGTGCTCGGTGTGCGGACGACGATGATGATCGCCGGGACCATCTCGGCGGCGCTGCTGACGATGGTCCTCATCCGGACACGGGTCGTCGCGCGCCCGCTGTGGCCCGCGCTCGCCGGTGTCTTCGCGCTGCTGTGCAACGCGGCGTCGGGCCGCGTCACGTTCGGGCTCGGCATGACGTTCGGCCTCGCCGCGGTCGCCGCCGTGTTCTGCTGGCCGTACCGCTGGCGCTACCGGCGCTGGGCGAAGGCCGCCGTCGCCGCGCCGCTCGCCGGGATCGCGACGGCCTGCTCGCCGGTCGCCGGACTGTTCGTGGGGCTGGTCGCGGTGGCCCTGTTCCTGCAGAAGCGGCGTCCCGGCGCGTACGCGCTCGGGCTCGCGCCGGCCGCCGTGGTCGGGCTCTCGGCCTGGCTGTTCCCGTTCTCCGGCACCCAGCCGATGTCGTTCGGCTCGGCGCTGCTGCCGCTCGTGTACGGCGTCCTCTGCTTCCTGCTGGTGCCCAAGGAGTGGGTGACGGTGCGGATCACCTCCGCCGTCTACAGTTTCTCCGTGCTGCTCGTCTGGCTGATCAACTCGCAGATCGGGTCGAACATCACCCGGCTGCCGATGCTGTTCGCGGGGGTCGCGCTGCTCGCCGCGCTGCCGTTCACCGTGCCGCGCTCGCGCAAGTGGTACGTCATCGTCGTCACGTTCGTGGGCATGAACGTGTGGGTCGGCTTCAAGTCCGTCGACGACGTCGTCCACACCACCCCGGCCGCCTCCTGGGCCCGCGAACTGGCCCCGCTCGTCAACGAGCTGCAGGAGGTCAAGGCCGAGCGAGGCCGCGTCGAGGTCGTCCCGGCCCGCTCGCACCGCGAGGCCTCCGCGCTCGCCCCGTACGTGAACCTGGCGCGCGGCTGGACCCGGCAGGCCGACATGAAGCGCAACCCGCTCTTCTACGACGACACCCTGAACGCGGCGAACTACCACGACTGGCTCCAGCGCTGGGCCGTGCACTACGTGGTGCTGCCCAAGGGCGAGCCCGACGGGGACGGCGGCGAGCGCGAGCGGGAGCTGGTGCAGCGCGGCCTGCCGTATCTGCGCCAGGTGTGGGGCGACGCGAACTGGCAGCTGTTCGCCGTCACCGACCCCACTCCGATGGCGGAGCCGAACGCGGTGGTCGACGCCGCCGAGCAGAGCGAGCTGACCATCGAGGTCACCGAGCCGGGCCGCATCCTCATCCGCGTCCTGTACTCGCCGTGGCTTTCGGTCGTCGACGAGGACGGCAACAGCCTGGGCAGGCCGCAGGAGACGGAGGCGTCGAAGCGGGCCCGTGAGCGGGACGACAGCCTGCCGAAGAAGTACACGAACGCGCACGGCTGCCTCATGGAGGCCGAGGAGGACGCCTCCGGCGACCGCTGGACCGAACTCCTCGCCCCCCGCGCCGGCACCTACCGCCTCGCGGCCCCGGTCAAGATCCCCCGCGGCACCCCGTGCCCGGAGGAACTCCAGTAG
- a CDS encoding DoxX family protein, producing MSVAHVVVTVFAAVLVGFSAVSVFTRAPWVVKPIADYGIPAGWMPWLGTAKAAGALGLLAGLAVPVLGTAAAIGLILYFTGAVIAVARARWFSHLAFPLVYAAPVVAALVLAQAA from the coding sequence ATGTCCGTCGCCCATGTCGTCGTCACCGTGTTCGCCGCCGTCCTGGTCGGCTTCTCCGCCGTGTCCGTCTTCACCCGCGCCCCCTGGGTGGTCAAGCCGATCGCCGACTACGGGATCCCGGCCGGCTGGATGCCGTGGCTGGGCACCGCCAAGGCCGCCGGCGCGCTGGGCCTCCTCGCCGGGCTCGCCGTGCCGGTGCTCGGCACGGCCGCCGCGATCGGGCTGATCCTCTACTTCACCGGGGCCGTGATCGCGGTGGCGCGGGCCCGCTGGTTCTCGCACCTGGCGTTCCCGCTCGTGTACGCGGCCCCGGTGGTCGCGGCACTGGTCCTCGCCCAGGCCGCCTAG
- a CDS encoding GNAT family N-acetyltransferase produces the protein MPSALVNTIKPGTFSSVPQPTLPTADGTLLLRPAAPSDADAVHAAFQDPALQFWHARTMDSRDEALEWIEDVLRGWREETAAQWIVARASDGAPLGRMALRTMDLVEGVAEIGYWMLPEARGQGAAPKTLITLTDWALAAGFHRIDLEHSTRNEPSCRVAEKAGYALEGTRRSSALHTDGWHDMHVHVRIQDTRARSHPGPA, from the coding sequence ATGCCCTCAGCTCTCGTGAACACGATCAAGCCCGGCACCTTCTCCTCCGTCCCGCAGCCGACCCTGCCCACCGCCGACGGCACCCTCCTGCTCCGCCCCGCCGCGCCGTCCGACGCGGACGCCGTCCACGCCGCGTTCCAGGACCCCGCGCTCCAGTTCTGGCACGCCCGCACGATGGACTCCCGCGACGAGGCGCTCGAATGGATCGAGGACGTCCTGCGCGGCTGGCGGGAGGAGACCGCCGCGCAGTGGATCGTCGCGCGGGCCTCCGACGGCGCCCCGCTCGGCCGGATGGCGCTGCGCACGATGGACCTCGTGGAGGGCGTCGCGGAGATCGGCTACTGGATGCTGCCCGAGGCCCGCGGCCAGGGAGCCGCCCCCAAGACCCTGATCACACTGACGGACTGGGCCCTGGCGGCCGGCTTCCACCGCATCGACCTCGAGCACTCCACCCGCAACGAGCCGTCCTGCCGGGTCGCCGAGAAGGCCGGCTACGCGCTGGAGGGCACCCGGCGCAGCTCCGCCCTGCACACCGACGGCTGGCACGACATGCACGTCCACGTCCGCATCCAGGACACGCGGGCCCGGAGCCACCCGGGCCCCGCCTAG
- a CDS encoding sugar kinase produces MHPPMHPHPPEVLCVGETMAQVTPVDGGGLERGTTARLAVAGAESTVAQYLADLGHGTAWLSRVGDDPFGRRIRAAVAARGVDVTGVRTDPSAPTGVYFKDPGPDGATRVHYYRAGSAASRMTAADARAVDLTGVRLLHLTGITPALSESCAALVAALMDRARAAGTRISFDINHRPALWSSPGTAATELLALARRADVVLVGRDEAETLWGTPTARDIHEHLALRGIVVVKDGAVGATELAGEACEFVAAPVVEVVEAVGAGDAFAAGYLSGLLRDLPAPARLALGHRLAARTLSSVEDYVPATGARAAGAEGT; encoded by the coding sequence ATGCACCCGCCCATGCACCCGCACCCACCGGAGGTGCTCTGCGTCGGCGAGACGATGGCGCAGGTGACACCCGTCGACGGTGGCGGCCTCGAACGCGGCACCACGGCCCGCCTCGCGGTCGCGGGCGCCGAGTCCACCGTCGCCCAGTACCTCGCCGACCTCGGCCACGGGACCGCCTGGCTGAGCCGGGTCGGCGACGACCCCTTCGGGCGGCGGATCCGCGCGGCCGTCGCGGCGCGCGGCGTCGACGTGACCGGCGTACGCACCGACCCCTCGGCCCCGACCGGCGTCTACTTCAAGGACCCCGGCCCGGACGGCGCCACCCGCGTCCACTACTACCGCGCGGGCTCGGCCGCCTCCCGGATGACGGCCGCCGACGCCCGCGCCGTCGACCTCACCGGCGTACGGCTCCTGCACCTGACCGGCATCACCCCGGCCCTGTCCGAGAGCTGCGCCGCGCTCGTGGCGGCGCTCATGGACCGGGCGCGGGCGGCCGGAACCCGCATCTCCTTCGACATCAACCACCGCCCCGCGCTGTGGAGTTCACCCGGCACCGCCGCGACGGAGCTGCTCGCGCTCGCCCGGCGGGCCGACGTCGTCCTGGTCGGCCGCGACGAGGCGGAGACCCTGTGGGGCACGCCCACCGCGCGGGACATCCACGAGCACCTCGCCCTGCGCGGCATCGTCGTCGTCAAGGACGGCGCGGTCGGAGCCACAGAACTCGCGGGCGAGGCATGCGAGTTCGTGGCCGCTCCGGTCGTGGAGGTCGTCGAGGCCGTCGGCGCGGGGGACGCGTTCGCCGCGGGCTATCTGAGCGGCCTCCTCCGCGACCTGCCCGCACCCGCCCGTCTCGCCCTCGGCCACCGCCTGGCCGCCCGTACGCTGAGCAGCGTCGAGGACTACGTACCGGCCACCGGTGCGCGGGCCGCCGGCGCGGAAGGAACGTGA
- a CDS encoding IclR family transcriptional regulator, translating into MSQTVSRAIDILEFVAREPRTQSQVGAHLGVHRSTALRLLESLTDGGLARRLPDGRYGIGLRLAGLARLAEEQFGLTDVAREHLRGLGARTGHTVHLAALEDDRIVYADKIDPVDGIRLYAEIGRPVTLHTAGVAKAILAHLPPERAAAILAASCDFAPHTATTITDPAAYRAVLDATRARGWAVDDGEYEDYVNCLAAPLRGSGGAVVGAVSVTALKARADLPALEAGVLPDLLSTAATISEELGWRP; encoded by the coding sequence GTGTCGCAGACGGTCTCCCGGGCCATCGACATCCTGGAGTTCGTCGCCCGCGAACCCCGCACCCAGTCGCAGGTCGGCGCGCACCTCGGCGTGCACCGCTCGACCGCGCTGCGGCTCCTGGAGTCCCTGACCGACGGCGGGCTCGCGCGCCGCCTGCCCGACGGCCGGTACGGGATCGGGCTGCGGCTCGCGGGCCTCGCGCGGCTGGCCGAGGAGCAGTTCGGGCTGACCGACGTGGCCCGCGAGCACCTGCGCGGCCTCGGCGCCCGCACCGGCCACACCGTGCACCTCGCCGCCCTGGAGGACGACCGGATCGTCTACGCGGACAAGATCGACCCCGTCGACGGCATCCGCCTCTACGCCGAGATCGGCCGCCCCGTGACCCTGCACACCGCGGGCGTCGCGAAGGCGATCCTCGCGCACCTGCCGCCGGAGCGGGCCGCCGCGATCCTCGCCGCGTCCTGCGACTTCGCCCCGCACACCGCGACGACGATCACCGACCCGGCCGCGTACCGCGCGGTGCTCGACGCGACGCGGGCCCGCGGCTGGGCCGTCGACGACGGCGAGTACGAGGACTACGTCAACTGCCTCGCCGCGCCCCTGCGGGGCAGCGGCGGCGCGGTCGTCGGCGCCGTCTCCGTCACGGCGCTCAAGGCGCGCGCCGACCTGCCCGCACTGGAGGCCGGCGTCCTGCCGGACCTGCTGTCCACCGCCGCGACGATCTCCGAGGAGCTGGGATGGCGCCCCTGA
- a CDS encoding bifunctional 4-hydroxy-2-oxoglutarate aldolase/2-dehydro-3-deoxy-phosphogluconate aldolase, with the protein MTFEELFAGVPVMAILRGMPAGRTVELAVRAWDLGIECVEVPVQDEAAGRVLAEVVAAGAERGKPVGAGTVTSAERLARAVAAGAAFTVAPGLDARVARASVEAGLPHLPGVATPTDVQAARALGLDWLKAFPASVLGTGWFRAMRGPFPEVPFVATGGVDAENAAAYLAAGARVVAVGSALEDPEQLPRLAALLSRGPQPN; encoded by the coding sequence GTGACTTTCGAGGAACTCTTCGCCGGGGTGCCGGTGATGGCGATCCTGCGCGGGATGCCCGCCGGCCGCACCGTCGAACTCGCCGTCCGCGCCTGGGATCTGGGCATCGAATGCGTCGAGGTGCCGGTGCAGGACGAGGCGGCGGGGCGGGTGCTCGCCGAGGTCGTCGCGGCAGGCGCCGAGCGCGGCAAGCCGGTCGGCGCGGGCACGGTCACCTCGGCGGAGCGGCTGGCGCGGGCGGTCGCGGCGGGCGCCGCGTTCACGGTCGCGCCGGGACTCGACGCTCGGGTCGCGCGGGCCAGCGTGGAGGCCGGTCTTCCGCATCTGCCCGGGGTCGCCACCCCCACCGACGTCCAGGCCGCGCGGGCCCTCGGCCTCGACTGGCTGAAGGCGTTCCCGGCGAGCGTGCTCGGGACCGGCTGGTTCCGCGCGATGCGGGGCCCGTTCCCCGAGGTGCCGTTCGTGGCGACCGGCGGCGTCGACGCGGAGAACGCGGCCGCGTACCTGGCCGCCGGGGCGCGGGTCGTCGCCGTCGGCTCCGCGCTGGAGGACCCGGAGCAACTGCCCCGGCTCGCCGCGCTGCTGAGTCGCGGACCCCAGCCGAACTGA